The proteins below come from a single Magallana gigas chromosome 10, xbMagGiga1.1, whole genome shotgun sequence genomic window:
- the LOC136272004 gene encoding tripartite motif-containing protein 3-like produces MDPRRSAQDVLRCDLCETPVPPMYCDICHIHLCKACVGEHLSEFAKEHKIVPFEKRGSTTKCQNHSSKISELYCEQCDIPICAQCTSSTQHQGHTFVYIVKTLEKQRSVLQKDLQELEQLIFPKYQEIASSIPVQKANLNKTSQKIALDITKHGEEMYREIDIIIRKLRSDLDKMDSKYLTVLNKHEDDIKHMLSDITQTLADLRKLINSDDVGLVSAYKSRNAKFRRLPPKLTVTLPSFSPKKIDKHQIYEHFGSLSELSIETEEHNDTMDSTSTEHSSLERSLIDVPQIITKIKTNHKYATIVSFLSDDDIWIRGNNNILKLYNLQRGLLKSIQTKSGNCAYDIAVTRSGDLVYTDEIKRTVNIVKNKEIQTVITPQGWRPRGVCSTSSGDILVVMYNVNWTTPSKVVCYSGSIKKQSIQYNDNGQALYSSGGYTKYISENRNLDICVSDREARAVVVVNQAGKFRFTYTGLSSSTKELFNPYGITTDSQSHILIADLDNHGIHIVDKDGQFLRFIDNCHLENPLGLCVDTRDYLFVADSKTCKVKKIQYYK; encoded by the coding sequence ATGGACCCTCGACGTAgcgcccaggatgtgttacggtgtgaTCTCTGTGAGACACCGGTTCCTCCTATGTACTGCGACATTTGCCACATTCATCTGTGTAAAGCGTGTGTGGGAGAACATCTTTCCGAGTTTGCCAAAGAACACAAAATTGTACCGTTTGAAAAGCGAGGATCTACAACTAAATGCCAAAATCATTCTTCAAAAATAAGTGAACTTTACTGTGAACAATGCGACATTCCAATCTGCGCGCAGTGCACTTCTTCCACACAACATCAAGGGCATACATTTGTCTACATAGTGAAAACTCTGGAAAAACAGAGGTCAGTTTTACAGaaagatttacaagaattaGAGCAGTTAATTTTCCCCAAATATCAAGAGATTGCATCAAGTATTCCGGTTCAGAAAGCTAATCTTAATAAAACCTCACAGAAAATTGCCTTGGATATCACCAAACATGGAGAAGAAATGTACAGGGAAATAGATATAATTATCAGGAAACTAAGATCTGATCTTGATAAAATGGACTCCAAATATCTTACTGTCCTAAATAAGCATGAAGATGACATCAAACATATGCTCTCTGATATCACACAGACACTCGCCGATCtaagaaaattgataaattcCGATGACGTTGGccttgtctctgcctacaaatccagaaATGCtaaattcagaagattgccacCTAAACTGACGGTCACTTTACCAAGCTTTTCTCCTAAGAAAATTGACAAACACCAAATATATGAACACTTTGGCTCTCTGTCAGAATTATCTATCGAAACAGAAGAACACAACGACACAATGGATTCTACGAGTACTGAGCACTCTTCACTAGAGAGGTCCCTTATTGATGTTCCACAAATCATCACAAAGATAAAGACCAATCATAAATATGCTACAATTGTGTCATTTCTGAGTGATGATGACATCTGGATTCGGGGTAACAACAACATTTTGAAACTGTACAACCTCCAGAGAGGGCTACTGAAGTCtatccaaaccaagtcaggtaACTGTGCATatgacatagcagtgacaagaaGTGGGGATTTGGTTTATACTGACGAAATAAAAAGAACTGtaaacatagtgaagaataaagaaatacagacagtgatcacaCCACAGGGATGGAGACCTCGTGGTGTCTGTAGTACATCCTCTGGTGATATCCTGGTTGTTATGTACAATGTTAATTGGACAACACCATCAAAAGTCGTGTGTTATTCTGGCTCCATTAAGAAACAAAGTATACAGTACAATGACAATGGACAAGCTCTCTATTCATCAGGTGGTTAtactaaatacatcagtgagaacaggaaccttgATATATGTGTGTCTGATAGGGAAGCACGTGCAGTAGTGGTAGTCAACCAGGCAGGGAAATTCCGATTTACGTACACTGGTCTTTCCTCTTCTACAAAGGAACTATTCAATCCATATGGCATCACTACAGACAGCCAGAGTCATATCCTGATAGCGGATCTTGAC